In one window of Lacticaseibacillus casei DSM 20011 = JCM 1134 = ATCC 393 DNA:
- a CDS encoding IS30 family transposase, translating into MAIITLIERSQIELMQHHTIQYIAATLGRSRISIRHELHRCPEGDYCAIIAQDHADTCRHRCGRHSILTPKLKRMVTEKLNLGWSPEMVGYAVHCAPHTIYHWIYQRQVDFQPSQLFDHGKRHKRRQDLRSRYNQAVGTSIEIRSESANRRTEKGHLEMDTVRGGRGSKTAVLTIVDRVTRLMATTKLENLSQNAVLKGFARLMVDFPGPVRSVTVDHGKEFSCDQALTKRYRIPVYFCHAYHPNERGTNERFNRELRYYFPKGTQFDQVSETDIQQATALINNKPRKCLRWQTPVQAVSKPLSRW; encoded by the coding sequence ATGGCCATTATAACCTTAATTGAACGATCTCAGATAGAACTGATGCAACACCACACGATTCAATACATCGCCGCGACCTTAGGCCGCTCTCGTATTTCTATTAGGCATGAGCTTCACCGTTGCCCTGAAGGTGATTACTGCGCCATTATAGCTCAGGATCATGCCGATACTTGTCGGCATCGTTGTGGTCGGCACTCGATTTTAACGCCTAAGTTGAAGCGGATGGTAACTGAGAAGCTAAACCTGGGTTGGTCCCCTGAAATGGTCGGTTATGCCGTTCACTGTGCGCCACACACGATTTACCACTGGATTTATCAAAGACAAGTCGATTTTCAGCCAAGCCAACTCTTTGATCACGGTAAACGTCATAAAAGAAGACAAGACCTTCGGTCGCGCTATAACCAAGCAGTAGGCACCTCAATTGAGATTCGCAGTGAGTCAGCTAATCGGCGAACCGAAAAAGGACATTTAGAGATGGATACAGTTCGCGGTGGTCGCGGGTCAAAGACTGCTGTTTTGACCATTGTCGATCGGGTGACACGTTTAATGGCGACAACTAAGCTTGAAAACTTATCACAAAATGCTGTTCTCAAGGGATTTGCAAGACTGATGGTGGACTTTCCGGGTCCGGTTCGATCAGTGACGGTTGATCACGGTAAAGAGTTTTCCTGCGATCAGGCGCTTACAAAGCGCTATCGGATACCGGTTTACTTTTGCCACGCCTATCACCCGAATGAACGGGGCACAAATGAACGGTTCAATCGAGAACTTCGCTACTATTTCCCGAAGGGAACACAGTTTGATCAGGTTTCAGAGACCGATATTCAACAAGCCACAGCGCTTATCAATAACAAACCTAGAAAATGTCTCCGTTGGCAAACCCCAGTTCAAGCAGTGAGCAAGCCTCTTTCTAGGTGGTAA
- a CDS encoding ASCH domain-containing protein, producing MTPETYFTQAKQALGLSRSTPLQSAYQFGAEADKLEALVLAGKKMATASARDVYAVDEPLPQTGAYDVILNASNEPVCVTYTDAVEVQPFLAVTADHAFREGEGDRSLAYWRQVHEAFFKGEYVEAGKPFDPATARIVLESFHVVYPV from the coding sequence ATGACACCAGAAACCTATTTCACCCAGGCAAAGCAGGCGTTGGGTCTGTCGAGATCCACACCGTTACAAAGCGCGTATCAGTTTGGCGCTGAAGCAGATAAATTGGAAGCACTCGTGCTTGCTGGCAAAAAGATGGCAACAGCAAGTGCACGAGATGTATATGCTGTCGATGAACCATTGCCACAAACAGGCGCGTATGATGTGATTTTAAATGCATCCAACGAACCTGTTTGCGTGACTTACACGGATGCTGTCGAAGTCCAGCCATTTTTAGCGGTGACGGCCGACCATGCGTTTCGTGAAGGTGAGGGAGATCGCAGTTTAGCCTATTGGCGACAGGTTCACGAAGCATTTTTTAAAGGCGAGTATGTGGAAGCAGGTAAACCCTTTGACCCAGCGACAGCGCGAATCGTTCTCGAATCGTTTCATGTTGTGTATCCGGTTTGA
- a CDS encoding GNAT family N-acetyltransferase, producing the protein MVSIRIVKATPNTDFTAVSRVYYDTWQSAYRHLIPADFLKQLTPLSRHPEKRWQNTFLAITGSEEIVGVCSFGRARMADYAGWGELYSLYVLPQFQRQHVGSQLIEHALKRLSQTYENNYVRVLNNNLAAQKFYLQFGFKKNDTVLEDVTRFGTIRELMMIREG; encoded by the coding sequence ATGGTGAGCATTCGCATTGTTAAAGCAACGCCCAACACCGATTTTACTGCCGTCAGCCGGGTTTATTACGACACTTGGCAGTCGGCTTATCGCCATCTGATTCCAGCAGATTTTTTAAAGCAACTCACACCATTATCGCGGCATCCTGAAAAACGGTGGCAGAACACTTTTTTGGCAATCACTGGATCCGAAGAGATTGTCGGCGTTTGCAGCTTTGGTCGTGCGCGCATGGCAGATTATGCAGGCTGGGGTGAATTATATTCGTTGTATGTTTTACCGCAATTCCAGCGGCAGCACGTCGGCAGTCAGCTGATTGAGCATGCGTTGAAACGACTTAGCCAAACCTATGAAAACAATTATGTGCGGGTGCTGAACAATAATCTTGCGGCGCAGAAGTTTTACCTGCAGTTTGGTTTTAAGAAAAACGATACGGTGCTGGAAGATGTGACCAGATTTGGCACGATTCGCGAATTGATGATGATTCGGGAAGGGTAG
- a CDS encoding GlsB/YeaQ/YmgE family stress response membrane protein → MHWLWVLIIGAIIGAIAGAITSKGKSMGWIANIVAGLVGSSIGEAILGSWGPQLAGMAIIPSIIGAVIVVAVVSFFVGKSKN, encoded by the coding sequence ATGCATTGGTTATGGGTTTTAATTATTGGTGCCATCATTGGTGCTATTGCTGGAGCAATTACTAGCAAAGGAAAATCAATGGGGTGGATTGCTAACATTGTTGCCGGATTAGTTGGTTCCTCTATTGGAGAAGCTATACTCGGATCTTGGGGCCCTCAATTAGCCGGAATGGCAATTATTCCTTCAATTATTGGAGCAGTAATTGTTGTTGCTGTAGTTTCTTTCTTTGTCGGTAAATCAAAGAATTAG
- a CDS encoding sialate O-acetylesterase, protein MEKDLAPITLISAGQSNMDGRVPVTELPADIQLPLADCHYCSNYTPDHDKGVFQPSLKTSDLSQDRWGFDLVTYHNILQRTPYQGLYVIKCSEGGTSIDPTGDGDRHWTTHFDELASPDDSLLLAFTHLIKQCLAASQQHLDIKAMLWHQGEADRGSYSQAAADHYYDNLKAVFTYCRQLVGNATLPIICGTVSHHSEQYDPQVEKSMSQLASEDPNIHMIDMQNGTLLDAYHFDAKSAEFFGNQVFNCLIDQKIIEGKKLDLPAVKIY, encoded by the coding sequence TTGGAAAAAGATCTAGCGCCGATCACCCTTATCTCTGCCGGCCAGTCCAACATGGATGGGCGGGTACCCGTGACGGAACTACCCGCCGACATTCAGCTGCCGCTGGCGGATTGCCACTATTGCAGCAACTACACCCCTGATCACGATAAAGGCGTCTTTCAGCCCAGTTTGAAAACCAGCGATTTATCTCAGGATCGCTGGGGCTTCGACTTGGTGACCTACCACAACATTTTGCAGCGGACGCCTTATCAAGGTCTATACGTCATCAAATGTTCCGAAGGCGGGACATCGATCGACCCAACCGGTGATGGTGATCGCCACTGGACCACGCATTTTGACGAACTCGCTTCGCCTGATGACTCTTTGCTGCTGGCATTCACCCACCTCATCAAACAGTGTCTCGCGGCGAGTCAGCAACACCTCGACATCAAGGCCATGCTGTGGCATCAAGGTGAAGCCGACCGCGGATCCTATTCGCAAGCTGCCGCCGATCACTACTATGACAATCTCAAAGCTGTCTTCACTTACTGCCGCCAGTTAGTCGGCAACGCTACCTTACCCATCATCTGCGGCACCGTCAGCCATCACTCCGAACAATACGACCCGCAAGTCGAAAAGAGCATGAGCCAACTAGCATCGGAAGACCCTAACATCCACATGATCGACATGCAAAACGGCACTTTGCTGGACGCCTATCATTTTGACGCCAAAAGCGCCGAGTTCTTTGGTAACCAAGTCTTCAACTGTTTAATTGACCAGAAGATCATCGAGGGCAAAAAGTTAGATCTGCCCGCAGTTAAGATTTATTGA
- a CDS encoding Asp23/Gls24 family envelope stress response protein: MQNGTPSEKTTTNEKPGVKGNLTFDDKVIQKIIGIALSEVDGLLTVDGGFFANVAEKLVNTSDVTSGIDVEVGKKQVAVDLDIVAEYGIDISKLYDKIKNVIVREVKNMTELEVIEVNVNVVDVKTKEQHEKDSTSLQDRVSDAVSKGAKKSKETLSDSVDKVTSDNKSSRVN; the protein is encoded by the coding sequence ATGCAGAATGGAACGCCAAGTGAAAAAACAACAACTAACGAAAAGCCTGGTGTTAAAGGCAATTTAACATTTGATGATAAGGTTATTCAAAAAATCATTGGTATCGCACTTTCTGAAGTAGATGGCTTATTAACCGTAGATGGCGGCTTTTTCGCAAATGTTGCTGAAAAACTAGTTAATACTTCCGATGTCACATCAGGAATTGATGTAGAGGTTGGAAAAAAGCAGGTTGCAGTGGATCTCGACATTGTTGCTGAATACGGCATTGATATTTCTAAACTGTATGACAAGATCAAAAATGTTATCGTTCGGGAAGTAAAGAATATGACCGAATTAGAAGTAATTGAAGTAAATGTGAATGTTGTTGATGTCAAGACAAAGGAGCAACATGAAAAAGATTCGACTTCTCTGCAAGATCGCGTGAGCGATGCCGTCAGTAAGGGCGCAAAGAAATCGAAGGAAACATTAAGTGACAGCGTTGATAAAGTAACGTCTGACAATAAATCTAGTCGTGTTAACTAA
- a CDS encoding DUF2273 domain-containing protein: protein MTELIKAYFWPLIGGIIGLLLAVLIITFGFFKTLFVLIFMAIGITAGYYIQKTGILTNVFK, encoded by the coding sequence GTGACCGAACTCATTAAAGCCTATTTTTGGCCACTAATTGGTGGAATTATAGGATTGCTCTTAGCGGTCCTTATCATCACTTTTGGATTTTTCAAGACGCTTTTTGTTTTGATTTTTATGGCAATCGGGATTACCGCGGGTTATTATATTCAAAAAACTGGTATCTTAACAAATGTTTTTAAATAA
- a CDS encoding D-glycero-alpha-D-manno-heptose-1,7-bisphosphate 7-phosphatase, which translates to MPKNIVFVDRDGTIGGDGHFTPIAEFVPYAGSVEGIHSLRAAGLQVFALTNQTRIAAGELDEGELRRSLLELGCSDAFICPHAENANCDCRKPKTGLVTQAHLKYHFSNEEAVIVGDSYRADMQCASRAGIVGIHVATGRGAAGRADVSGTWVECADLAAAADWILRHNQLEKEGD; encoded by the coding sequence ATGCCGAAAAATATTGTTTTCGTTGATCGTGACGGGACGATTGGCGGGGATGGACACTTTACGCCTATAGCCGAATTTGTGCCATATGCAGGCAGTGTGGAAGGCATTCATTCTTTGCGTGCAGCGGGACTTCAGGTTTTTGCCTTGACCAATCAAACGCGGATTGCGGCCGGTGAGCTGGACGAGGGGGAATTGCGGCGCTCGCTCCTTGAACTGGGATGCTCGGATGCCTTTATCTGTCCGCACGCTGAAAATGCCAACTGTGATTGCCGCAAACCGAAAACCGGACTCGTGACTCAGGCTCACTTAAAGTATCATTTTTCCAATGAGGAAGCTGTGATTGTTGGAGACAGCTATCGGGCTGATATGCAGTGTGCTAGTCGTGCCGGCATTGTGGGCATCCATGTTGCAACCGGTCGCGGAGCTGCAGGCCGAGCTGATGTTAGCGGTACATGGGTTGAATGTGCAGATTTAGCCGCTGCGGCAGATTGGATCTTACGACATAATCAACTGGAAAAAGAAGGTGACTAG
- a CDS encoding minor capsid protein produces the protein MTNSSVGFPQFYQIQQILDRFLDFLSNNCRALHIPQSGDRIDDNLATPMNQMLSRIHTLTTNEAIRNSNSGKNRAYDEQNVQYVMWLTEEDDRVCDICEPLDRQTFAYGQAPIPVTDTHPRCRCQLVACDEDGNLLSGELDRVFKEQKKPT, from the coding sequence ATGACAAACTCCTCAGTCGGTTTTCCACAATTCTACCAGATTCAGCAGATACTAGACAGGTTCTTAGACTTCTTGTCTAACAATTGTAGGGCACTTCATATTCCTCAAAGCGGTGATCGAATTGATGACAATTTAGCAACGCCTATGAACCAAATGCTATCCAGAATTCATACGTTAACAACTAATGAAGCTATACGCAATAGCAACAGTGGTAAGAACAGAGCGTATGATGAACAGAATGTCCAGTATGTGATGTGGCTAACCGAGGAAGATGACCGTGTTTGTGATATTTGTGAACCACTTGATAGACAAACATTTGCCTATGGACAAGCACCGATTCCAGTCACGGATACTCATCCAAGGTGTCGTTGCCAGCTGGTAGCCTGTGATGAAGATGGGAATCTGCTGTCTGGTGAACTTGATAGGGTATTTAAGGAACAAAAAAAGCCCACTTAG
- a CDS encoding GlsB/YeaQ/YmgE family stress response membrane protein, with translation MGLIWSLIVGAIIGAIAGAITNRGAAMGWIANIVAGLIGAWIGQGLLGTWGPSLAGMALIPSIIGAIILVLIVSLVFGRTSKK, from the coding sequence ATGGGGCTTATTTGGTCATTAATCGTCGGGGCAATCATTGGTGCCATTGCTGGCGCAATCACTAACCGTGGTGCTGCTATGGGCTGGATTGCAAACATCGTAGCTGGTTTGATTGGTGCATGGATTGGCCAAGGGCTCCTTGGCACTTGGGGCCCTTCATTAGCTGGCATGGCATTGATACCATCGATCATCGGGGCAATTATTTTAGTTCTGATTGTTTCATTAGTTTTTGGTCGAACCAGTAAAAAGTAA
- the rlmH gene encoding 23S rRNA (pseudouridine(1915)-N(3))-methyltransferase RlmH, which yields MNIKIIGVGKLKEKYFREGIAEYLKRMDKFAKVKIVEVADEKAPENLSEAEMAEVKDKEGKRILAKIKDKEWVIALAIEGKQRASEVFAKEIADLGTYGHSDITFVIGGSLGLSPAVMKRANDTLSFGKLTMPHQLMRLVLMEQIYRAFMINIGSPYHK from the coding sequence GTGAATATTAAAATCATTGGTGTCGGTAAGTTGAAAGAAAAGTATTTTCGTGAAGGTATCGCGGAGTATTTAAAACGGATGGACAAGTTCGCCAAAGTCAAAATTGTTGAAGTGGCGGATGAAAAAGCACCGGAGAATCTTTCCGAAGCCGAAATGGCGGAGGTTAAGGACAAAGAAGGTAAACGTATTTTGGCCAAAATCAAGGATAAGGAATGGGTGATTGCCCTAGCGATTGAAGGCAAACAGCGCGCCTCCGAGGTTTTCGCGAAAGAAATTGCCGATCTCGGTACATATGGCCACTCGGATATTACCTTTGTGATCGGCGGCTCGCTTGGCCTGTCACCGGCCGTCATGAAGCGCGCCAACGACACCTTAAGCTTCGGGAAATTAACCATGCCGCACCAGCTGATGCGCTTGGTGTTGATGGAGCAGATCTACCGCGCTTTTATGATTAATATTGGTAGTCCGTATCACAAGTGA
- a CDS encoding DHH family phosphoesterase, translated as MSAEIERILAAFDQFDTIIIHRHINPDPDAIGSQTGLALLLRAAYPQKTVYTAGPAAPDLAWIGPQQDVPAAAYKDALVVVIDTANRSRIAGTYFGQSAMLIKIDHHLNEDQLGAISWVDTNASSASEMVWELVQHSKRLTLNQPAAAALYAGMIGDTGRFLYDLTTARTHLAAADLLATGIDAPAIGRREDQFPEKVGRLIGWALEHVKITANGAGSLLITQKVLQQFGLAYGEEQRAVGNIGKLASIDRWVVFTERQDGKYRVELRGKTKEINTLAVRHGGGGHPLASGAVADDLAEVQAITQELAQQ; from the coding sequence ATGTCAGCCGAAATCGAGCGCATTTTAGCCGCTTTTGATCAATTCGATACCATCATCATTCACCGCCACATCAACCCTGATCCAGACGCGATCGGTTCACAAACCGGACTAGCGTTGCTGTTGCGGGCAGCTTATCCGCAAAAGACAGTCTACACTGCCGGCCCGGCCGCGCCCGACTTAGCTTGGATCGGGCCGCAGCAAGATGTGCCAGCAGCTGCTTATAAGGACGCACTGGTGGTGGTGATTGATACCGCCAATCGCTCGCGCATCGCCGGGACGTATTTTGGCCAAAGCGCCATGCTGATTAAAATCGATCACCATCTGAATGAAGACCAACTCGGCGCCATCAGTTGGGTCGACACCAACGCGTCAAGTGCTTCGGAAATGGTTTGGGAGCTGGTGCAACACAGCAAGCGCCTGACGCTCAATCAACCGGCTGCGGCGGCGCTTTACGCGGGGATGATCGGTGACACCGGTCGCTTCCTCTACGACTTAACCACGGCCCGCACGCATCTGGCAGCTGCCGACTTGCTTGCGACCGGCATTGACGCACCGGCGATCGGCCGCCGCGAAGACCAGTTTCCGGAAAAAGTCGGGCGACTCATCGGCTGGGCGCTGGAACATGTTAAAATTACGGCAAACGGTGCCGGATCACTGCTCATCACGCAAAAAGTGTTGCAGCAATTCGGCTTAGCTTACGGCGAAGAACAGCGCGCAGTCGGTAATATCGGCAAACTCGCTAGCATCGACCGCTGGGTGGTGTTCACAGAACGGCAGGATGGCAAATATCGCGTCGAACTGCGGGGCAAAACCAAGGAAATCAATACCTTAGCCGTGCGCCATGGCGGCGGTGGGCATCCCTTAGCAAGCGGCGCCGTGGCAGATGACCTTGCTGAAGTACAGGCAATTACGCAAGAGTTAGCGCAACAATAA
- a CDS encoding tyrosine-protein phosphatase: MDLEKITNFRELGGYRNKNKQMVKKGLLYRSGQLFELDDAQKHYLTATVGIRHIIDMRSADERTQFPDTTLPDAAYTVLDILKDATTNDASLGHMITEQGDVRENMLATYEQLAMSDSAQAGYHAFIHDLLAAPEPTAFHCFAGKDRTGVGAAIILKLLAVSNETIMADYLLTNQERKTANQVILADLKKQGVPAAQLQTIAVALKVDAAYLAHYFQVIDTKFGSFDHYLRQGLQLTDADVDTFRGLYLQG, from the coding sequence GTGGACTTGGAAAAAATCACAAATTTTCGCGAACTTGGCGGTTATCGCAACAAGAATAAGCAGATGGTCAAAAAGGGGTTGTTGTATCGTTCTGGGCAGCTTTTTGAACTGGATGATGCTCAGAAACATTATCTAACCGCGACAGTGGGCATTCGGCATATTATTGACATGCGCAGTGCAGACGAACGCACGCAGTTTCCTGACACGACCCTGCCAGATGCCGCCTACACTGTGTTAGACATTTTGAAAGATGCCACTACCAACGACGCCAGCTTGGGTCATATGATAACCGAACAAGGCGATGTGCGCGAAAACATGCTGGCGACTTATGAACAGCTGGCGATGAGCGACTCGGCGCAGGCGGGCTACCACGCGTTTATCCACGACTTGCTGGCGGCACCAGAGCCCACTGCTTTTCACTGTTTTGCGGGAAAGGACCGCACCGGCGTTGGCGCCGCGATCATCCTGAAGTTGTTGGCAGTTTCCAATGAAACGATCATGGCGGATTATTTATTGACCAATCAAGAGCGCAAGACTGCGAATCAGGTGATTCTGGCTGATTTGAAAAAGCAAGGCGTTCCCGCAGCGCAACTGCAGACCATTGCGGTGGCGCTGAAGGTGGATGCTGCGTATCTGGCGCACTATTTTCAGGTGATTGATACGAAGTTTGGCAGTTTTGACCATTACTTGCGGCAGGGCTTGCAGTTGACAGATGCGGATGTGGATACGTTCCGGGGGTTGTATTTGCAGGGTTAA
- a CDS encoding DMT family transporter: protein MQWFYLVLAGGFEVVWATFMKLSHGFSRLGFTLATLAGMILSFGFLALAVKHLPLSLAYPVWTGVGAVGSIIVGVVLFKDQLQPATWLFIALLVIGIVGIKVTSGD, encoded by the coding sequence ATGCAGTGGTTTTATTTAGTTTTAGCAGGCGGTTTTGAAGTCGTTTGGGCAACGTTTATGAAGTTGTCGCACGGTTTTTCACGATTAGGTTTTACGTTAGCTACGTTGGCAGGGATGATTTTAAGCTTTGGCTTTCTTGCGTTGGCGGTCAAGCATCTTCCGTTAAGTCTGGCATATCCGGTCTGGACCGGGGTCGGTGCGGTTGGTTCGATCATTGTTGGTGTGGTTTTGTTTAAAGATCAGCTGCAGCCAGCAACTTGGCTTTTTATCGCTTTATTGGTCATCGGAATTGTTGGTATTAAAGTGACCAGTGGCGATTAG
- a CDS encoding ISL3 family transposase translates to MSRHDPTLSVLGIPDHNIKVAFVRHEYRGNGVRRRQYHVIDAELTYRLTRCPLRGFKALHPNGFYTAHVRVLNGVEMPTVIDLHKQRWRCHNCYHTVSAKTPLVQPNHTIAAHMTERIMKLAHERLPVKTIARIIGISASSVQRIIDQNLKLRPARRLPTRLCFDEFRSTHGMMSFICLDADSHRLIALLGDRFNRTIKNFFIAHYSLAERTRVQTVTMDMNAAYQTIIHEVFPKAQVVIDRFHIIQLAARAFDQVRVQALKQLDDKHSRPYKIMKTNWRLFHQTAPDAKHKQFLFGLNEDVTQQEAIDIALDTEPKLKQTYETYLALHDALMVKKHPAELANLLATYEPNGTAMDMTIATLKRHKVAVLAAVTSPYSNGPIEGVNRLIKSLKRSCFGFKNQLNFFKRIYQITA, encoded by the coding sequence ATGTCCCGACACGATCCTACACTGTCCGTCCTTGGAATACCAGACCATAATATCAAAGTAGCCTTTGTTCGTCATGAATATCGCGGCAACGGGGTACGTCGCCGCCAGTATCATGTGATTGATGCCGAGCTGACTTACCGGTTAACCCGGTGCCCACTGCGTGGCTTTAAGGCCTTGCACCCTAACGGGTTTTACACGGCCCACGTGCGCGTCCTCAACGGGGTTGAAATGCCGACAGTCATTGACTTGCACAAGCAACGATGGCGCTGTCATAACTGTTACCACACAGTCAGTGCCAAGACGCCACTCGTGCAACCCAACCACACGATCGCCGCTCACATGACAGAACGAATCATGAAGTTAGCGCATGAACGGTTGCCAGTCAAAACCATCGCCCGTATTATCGGAATCTCAGCCTCCTCGGTTCAACGGATCATTGACCAAAATCTCAAACTCCGACCGGCTCGCCGGCTACCCACGCGACTCTGCTTTGATGAGTTCCGTTCCACTCATGGCATGATGTCGTTTATCTGTCTTGATGCCGATTCACATCGTCTGATTGCCTTGCTTGGTGACCGATTCAACCGCACGATTAAAAACTTCTTCATCGCTCATTATTCACTCGCTGAACGCACTCGGGTCCAGACGGTCACCATGGACATGAATGCAGCTTATCAGACGATTATTCATGAGGTTTTCCCCAAGGCCCAAGTCGTCATTGATCGGTTCCATATCATTCAACTTGCGGCTCGTGCTTTTGATCAGGTACGCGTCCAAGCGCTCAAACAGCTTGATGACAAGCACAGCCGTCCTTATAAGATCATGAAGACAAACTGGCGGCTTTTTCATCAAACCGCGCCTGACGCTAAACACAAACAGTTCCTGTTTGGTTTGAATGAAGACGTCACGCAACAGGAGGCCATCGATATCGCACTTGATACTGAGCCCAAGCTCAAGCAAACCTACGAGACCTACTTAGCGCTTCATGATGCTTTGATGGTGAAGAAACATCCCGCGGAACTGGCAAACCTGTTAGCTACTTACGAGCCAAACGGTACGGCAATGGACATGACGATCGCGACGCTTAAGCGACACAAAGTCGCTGTTCTCGCCGCCGTCACCAGCCCTTATTCCAACGGTCCGATCGAAGGGGTTAACCGCCTCATCAAGTCACTCAAACGATCCTGTTTTGGCTTCAAGAATCAGCTGAACTTCTTCAAACGAATCTACCAAATCACGGCATAA
- a CDS encoding ADP-ribosylglycohydrolase family protein, which produces MLPDRIMRVLQAAVVGDAFGVPYEFKERKSYTVEAEMIGGGFWEQAAGTWSDDTAFTLALIDNLTQDGSYADLMDKFVAYMERGAYTPTGQLFDIGNTCAKAIRTYVIEQAEPTTCGDPSEFANGNGALMRLAPLAIALYDEPAFNQRAKKYRTYTQLTHRHPQAVLGSIIYLEILWQLLHGKTLSQALAAVNLSFEALPTAEQAEIPVYHRLFAANFKKLPVSAIKSSGYVVDTLEAAVWVAANARDLKNGIMSAAALGHDTDTIATIAASLMAASGRDVIPPEWWQVIVNRELAESYITPFAEKFGNAIESAESDGVKRQ; this is translated from the coding sequence ATGTTACCGGATCGCATCATGCGAGTGCTTCAGGCAGCTGTTGTTGGCGATGCTTTTGGCGTGCCATATGAATTTAAGGAGCGTAAGTCTTATACCGTAGAAGCTGAGATGATCGGTGGCGGATTCTGGGAGCAAGCGGCTGGTACGTGGTCGGATGATACGGCTTTTACGCTTGCACTCATTGACAATCTGACTCAAGACGGCAGTTACGCGGATCTTATGGATAAGTTTGTGGCGTACATGGAGCGCGGCGCTTATACGCCAACCGGGCAGCTGTTTGATATTGGCAATACCTGTGCCAAAGCGATTCGCACTTATGTCATTGAGCAGGCTGAACCGACAACGTGTGGCGATCCCTCTGAATTTGCAAACGGCAATGGTGCCTTGATGCGATTGGCTCCCTTGGCGATTGCGTTATATGATGAGCCGGCATTCAATCAGCGGGCTAAAAAGTATCGCACATACACCCAACTGACACATCGGCATCCACAAGCCGTGCTTGGCAGCATCATTTATCTGGAAATATTGTGGCAATTACTGCATGGAAAAACACTATCGCAAGCGCTGGCAGCAGTGAACCTGTCGTTTGAAGCGTTGCCGACAGCAGAACAAGCAGAAATACCGGTTTATCACCGGTTGTTCGCGGCCAACTTTAAGAAGCTGCCTGTGTCAGCGATTAAATCAAGCGGTTATGTCGTTGATACACTGGAGGCAGCAGTCTGGGTGGCGGCCAATGCTCGTGATTTGAAAAATGGGATCATGAGCGCTGCTGCTTTAGGCCATGACACAGACACAATTGCGACCATCGCGGCTTCATTAATGGCTGCCAGCGGACGCGATGTGATACCGCCGGAATGGTGGCAAGTTATTGTTAATCGTGAATTGGCGGAGTCATATATAACGCCTTTTGCGGAGAAGTTTGGTAATGCAATCGAATCGGCTGAAAGCGATGGGGTAAAAAGACAATGA